In Vigna unguiculata cultivar IT97K-499-35 chromosome 3, ASM411807v1, whole genome shotgun sequence, a single genomic region encodes these proteins:
- the LOC114178878 gene encoding ABC transporter I family member 6, chloroplastic, with protein sequence MALSLPTHSSRSLLPLPPSTKPTFPTLRRLNHRVSLVTASTPLLQVNDLRAKIVESNVQILHGVNLTVNQGEVHAIMGKNGSGKSTFAKVLVGHPDYEVTGGSVVFKGENLLEMEPEERSLSGLFMSFQSPVEIPGVSNDEFLVMAYNARRKKLGLPELGPLECFSYLMEKLQLVNMKPDFLNRNVNEGFSGGERKRNEILQLAVLGADLAILDEIDSGLDVDALRDVAGAVNRILTPQNSLMMITHYRRILDLLNPTHVHVMDKGKIARTGDISMVETIEAEGYETVSAST encoded by the exons ATGGCTTTATCCCTACCTACCCATTCTTCTCGCTCCCTCCTCCCTCTTCCACCGTCCACCAAACCCACTTTCCCCACCCTCCGCCGCCTCAACCACCGCGTTTCTCTCGTCACTGCTTCCACTCCCCTGCTCCAAGTCAATGACCTCAGAGCCAAGATCGTCGAGTCCAACGTTCAGATTCTCCACGGCGTTAACCTCACCGTTAACCAAGGAGAGGTCCACGCCATCATGGGAAAAAATGGCTCTGGCAAAAGCACTTTCGCCAAG GTTCTAGTGGGGCACCCTGATTATGAAGTTACTGGAGGCAGTGTTGTATTCAAAGGGGAGAATTTGCTTGAAATGGAACCCGAAGAACGGTCTCTTTCGGGTCTCTTCATGAGTTTCCAATCCCCTGTTGAAATTCCTGGTGTTTCCAATGATGAGTTTCTTGTCATGGCCTACAATGCTCGAAGGAAAAAGCTTGGTCTACCCGAGCTTGGTCCACTCGAG TGTTTTTCTTACCTGATGGAGAAGCTTCAGCTTGTTAATATGAAGCCTGATTTTCTCAATAGGAATGTGAATGAAGGGTTTAGTGGCGGTGAACGCAAACGCAATGAAATCTTGCAGCTTGCGGTTTTGGGGGCGGATTTGGCTATTTTGGATGAGATTGATTCTGGGTTGGATGTTGATGCGCTTAGGGATGTTGCCGGTGCCGTTAATCGGATTCTCACCCCACAAAATTCTTTGATGATGATAACTCATTATAGACGGATTCTGGATCTTTTGAATCCTACACATGTACATGTTATG GACAAAGGGAAAATTGCCAGAACAGGTGACATATCGATGGTAGAAACTATTGAGGCAGAGGGATATGAAACTGTCTCCGCTTCAACATAA